In Nonomuraea muscovyensis, one genomic interval encodes:
- a CDS encoding RNA polymerase sigma-70 factor, protein MASVADHGRGRGWGENENGHPDPATEAFVAHRNLLFTVAYEMLGSAADAEDVLQETWMRWAGVDLGTVLDQRAYLVKITTRQALMRLRTLGRRKESYVGPWLPEPLLTAPDVAEDVELAESVSMAMLLVLETLTPTERAVFVLREVFDLAYDEIAEAVDKSAVAVRQIAHRARSHVAARRPRGVVSPVETRGAFEAFRRAVETGDLQSLLDILAPDVVALSDGGGIKQALLRPIVGADRVTRVFAAGWNKVGAAMSFEPVQVNGGPALLVRLNGEIDGVMALRVEDGLITGLYYVRNPEKLSRVERETAVSR, encoded by the coding sequence ATGGCCAGCGTTGCGGACCACGGCAGAGGTCGCGGCTGGGGCGAGAACGAGAACGGCCACCCGGATCCCGCCACCGAGGCGTTCGTCGCCCACCGCAACCTGCTCTTCACGGTCGCCTACGAGATGCTCGGCTCGGCTGCCGACGCCGAGGACGTCCTGCAGGAGACCTGGATGCGGTGGGCGGGCGTCGATCTCGGCACGGTGCTGGACCAGCGCGCGTACCTGGTCAAGATCACCACCCGGCAGGCGCTCATGCGGCTGCGTACGCTCGGCCGGCGCAAGGAGTCCTACGTCGGCCCCTGGCTGCCCGAGCCGCTGCTGACCGCACCCGACGTGGCCGAGGACGTCGAGCTGGCCGAGAGCGTCTCGATGGCGATGCTGCTGGTGCTGGAGACGCTCACGCCGACCGAGCGGGCGGTGTTCGTGCTGCGCGAGGTGTTCGATCTGGCCTACGACGAGATCGCCGAAGCTGTCGACAAGAGCGCGGTCGCGGTCCGCCAGATCGCCCACCGGGCGCGGTCCCACGTCGCGGCGCGCCGCCCGCGCGGGGTCGTTTCCCCCGTCGAGACCCGGGGGGCCTTCGAGGCGTTCCGACGGGCGGTCGAAACGGGCGATCTGCAGAGCCTGCTCGACATCCTCGCCCCCGATGTCGTCGCGTTGAGTGACGGTGGCGGAATCAAGCAGGCCCTGCTGCGGCCCATCGTGGGGGCCGACAGGGTGACTCGCGTGTTCGCCGCCGGCTGGAACAAGGTCGGCGCCGCGATGTCGTTCGAGCCGGTGCAGGTCAACGGCGGCCCGGCGCTGCTCGTCCGGCTCAACGGGGAGATCGACGGCGTCATGGCGCTGCGGGTCGAGGACGGCTTGATCACCGGGCTCTACTACGTACGCAATCCCGAGAAGCTGTCGCGGGTGGAGCGGGAGACTGCCGTGAGCCGCTGA
- a CDS encoding WD40/YVTN/BNR-like repeat-containing protein: protein MRLRLVFSALAACVLAAPLPAHADVPALGWELKETGVTARLRGLSPVSRDVVWASGSEGTVLRTEDGGRTWKNVSPPDTGALQFRDVEAFDSRRAVVLSIGEGTDSRVYRTEDAGRTWTETFRNDEPRAFYDCLAFFDRRHGLAMSDPVDGRFRILATEDGGRSWRVLPSDGMPEALPGEAGFAASGQCLVTAGGRDVWLAGGGAERSRVFHSGDRGRTWTVADTPIPAGDPARGVFALAFRDRRQGVAVGGDYRPDQQSPSAGAVTGDGGDTWQAATTPPPAYRSGVTWVPYLPFAAIAVGPSGSDVTYTGGKAWQTFDGGSFDTVSCTKDLSCWASGERGRVARLTLRCR, encoded by the coding sequence ATGAGGCTTCGACTCGTGTTCAGCGCGCTCGCGGCGTGCGTGCTCGCCGCCCCGCTGCCCGCCCACGCCGACGTGCCCGCGCTCGGCTGGGAGCTCAAGGAGACCGGGGTGACGGCGCGGCTGCGCGGGCTGTCGCCGGTGAGCCGTGACGTGGTGTGGGCCTCGGGTTCCGAGGGCACCGTGCTACGCACCGAGGACGGCGGGCGTACCTGGAAGAACGTCTCGCCGCCGGACACGGGCGCGTTGCAGTTCCGCGACGTGGAGGCGTTCGACTCGCGCCGGGCCGTGGTGCTCTCGATCGGCGAAGGGACCGACTCCCGGGTCTACCGAACCGAGGACGCGGGCCGCACCTGGACCGAGACGTTCCGGAACGACGAGCCGAGGGCCTTCTACGACTGCCTGGCGTTCTTCGACCGGCGTCACGGGCTGGCGATGAGCGACCCGGTGGACGGGAGGTTCCGGATCCTCGCCACCGAGGACGGCGGCCGGAGCTGGCGGGTGCTGCCGTCGGACGGCATGCCGGAGGCGCTGCCCGGCGAGGCCGGGTTCGCGGCGAGCGGCCAGTGCCTGGTCACGGCGGGAGGGAGGGACGTCTGGCTGGCCGGCGGCGGGGCGGAGCGCTCACGCGTGTTCCACTCCGGCGACCGCGGCCGCACCTGGACTGTGGCCGACACCCCGATCCCGGCGGGCGATCCGGCGCGCGGGGTGTTCGCGCTGGCCTTCCGTGATCGCCGGCAGGGCGTCGCGGTGGGCGGCGACTACCGGCCGGACCAGCAGTCTCCGAGCGCCGGGGCGGTCACCGGGGACGGCGGCGACACCTGGCAGGCCGCCACGACGCCGCCACCGGCCTACCGGTCCGGGGTGACGTGGGTGCCGTACCTGCCGTTCGCAGCGATCGCCGTCGGCCCTTCGGGGAGCGACGTGACGTACACGGGCGGGAAGGCGTGGCAGACGTTCGACGGTGGCTCGTTCGACACGGTGTCGTGCACGAAGGACCTGTCGTGCTGGGCGTCCGGCGAGCGGGGCAGGGTCGCCCGGCTCACGCTGAGGTGCCGCTAG
- a CDS encoding AraC family transcriptional regulator yields MTAEDLSVPAAELIIVGHFDKTPGYATRRSSGWPSWLLMWTQSGAGLVEQAGASFTAGPGDLVVLASGAAQEYRVAPGRDRWRFWWVHFQPRPSWSGRLGPYARAAGCHLVGGVPGALHDRIDGVFHRALRDARWISPADDHPLRPAPVPEPPSASGELGPAVAASGPARELVLGAIEEVLVLATASARRSGDGGDGGDARVRRALALIAAEPGAPHSVASLARAVALSSSRFAHLFTSEVGCPPMRAVRQARVRHAARLLEVTDMDIGQVAAASGFVSPFHFSRAFRQEYGLPPRDYRNRLARNR; encoded by the coding sequence GTGACCGCTGAGGACCTGTCTGTTCCTGCTGCCGAGCTGATCATCGTGGGCCACTTCGACAAGACGCCCGGCTACGCCACCCGCCGCTCCTCCGGTTGGCCCAGCTGGCTCCTCATGTGGACGCAGTCGGGGGCGGGGCTGGTCGAGCAGGCGGGGGCGTCGTTCACCGCGGGGCCCGGCGACCTGGTGGTGCTGGCGTCCGGCGCGGCCCAGGAGTACCGGGTCGCCCCCGGCAGGGACCGGTGGCGCTTCTGGTGGGTCCACTTCCAGCCTCGCCCGTCCTGGTCCGGCCGGCTCGGCCCGTACGCGCGGGCTGCCGGCTGCCACCTGGTCGGCGGGGTGCCCGGCGCCCTGCACGACCGTATCGACGGGGTGTTCCACCGCGCGCTGCGGGACGCCCGCTGGATCTCGCCCGCAGACGACCACCCGCTCCGGCCCGCACCCGTCCCCGAGCCCCCCTCCGCGAGCGGAGAGCTCGGGCCCGCCGTGGCCGCGTCGGGGCCCGCCCGGGAGCTGGTGCTCGGGGCGATCGAGGAGGTGCTGGTCCTGGCCACCGCCTCCGCCCGCAGGTCCGGCGACGGGGGCGACGGGGGCGACGCCCGGGTCCGCCGTGCCCTCGCGCTGATCGCCGCCGAACCGGGCGCGCCCCACTCGGTCGCCTCGCTGGCCCGCGCCGTCGCCCTCTCCTCCTCCCGCTTCGCGCACCTGTTCACGTCCGAGGTGGGCTGCCCACCCATGCGAGCCGTACGGCAGGCGCGGGTCCGGCACGCGGCCCGGCTCCTGGAGGTGACGGACATGGACATCGGCCAGGTCGCGGCGGCCTCGGGTTTCGTCAGCCCGTTCCACTTCAGCCGGGCGTTCAGGCAGGAGTACGGCCTGCCGCCGCGCGACTACCGCAACCGGCTCGCCCGGAATCGGTAG
- a CDS encoding phytanoyl-CoA dioxygenase family protein, translating to MRLNDFHDQGYVLVPGLLAPREVAELREEFMALHAGGLIPGHFTPRPQEPGLPYDILRDYPRIMHPHLVNDLALRYLLDARIAAILRELLGEEPIAAQSMFYFKPPGARGQALHQDNFYLRVEPGTCVAAWVALDRVDRANGGLEVVPGTHLMDLFCPEEADLGISFTREYVPPPPGLDRVPVDMDPGDVLFFNGSLVHGSEPNATADRFRRSFICHYAGRSAQRISEHYPTLTMSGLPVTLELATGGGPCGTEAAGPH from the coding sequence ATGAGACTCAACGACTTCCATGATCAGGGGTATGTCCTGGTGCCCGGGCTCCTGGCTCCCCGCGAGGTGGCCGAGCTGCGCGAGGAGTTCATGGCCCTGCACGCCGGAGGCCTCATCCCCGGGCACTTCACGCCCAGACCGCAGGAACCCGGCCTGCCGTACGACATCCTGCGCGACTACCCCCGGATCATGCACCCCCACCTGGTGAATGACCTCGCGCTGCGCTACCTCCTCGACGCGCGGATCGCGGCGATCCTGCGGGAGCTGCTGGGCGAGGAGCCGATAGCAGCCCAGAGCATGTTCTACTTCAAGCCGCCCGGCGCGCGCGGGCAGGCGCTGCACCAGGACAACTTCTACCTCCGGGTCGAGCCGGGCACGTGCGTGGCCGCGTGGGTCGCGCTCGACCGGGTGGACCGGGCGAACGGTGGGCTGGAGGTGGTGCCCGGGACGCACCTGATGGACCTGTTCTGCCCGGAAGAGGCCGACCTCGGCATCTCCTTTACCCGCGAGTACGTCCCGCCGCCGCCTGGCCTCGACCGGGTGCCGGTCGACATGGACCCCGGTGACGTGCTGTTCTTCAACGGCAGCCTGGTGCACGGGTCCGAGCCGAACGCCACGGCCGACCGGTTCAGGCGCAGCTTCATCTGCCACTACGCCGGGCGCTCCGCCCAACGGATCTCCGAGCACTACCCGACGCTCACGATGTCGGGCCTGCCCGTCACGCTGGAGCTCGCCACCGGCGGCGGTCCTTGCGGAACGGAGGCCGCGGGCCCGCACTGA
- a CDS encoding TetR/AcrR family transcriptional regulator, whose translation MTGSERGPRERMVFSAAQLIRRDGVAATGVRDVVAHAGAPRGSVQHYFPGGKEQLVNEAVEWAGRYAARRVDRFLAEMAEPSPSRLFAAMAGQWIDEFDRTGFAAGGCPVAAATVDRADSAESTRAAAAAAFARWTGPVAEALADMGIPAGRTRSLATLMISSLEGAILIARAERDVRALTTVVEELGPFLDAGAACSQ comes from the coding sequence ATGACGGGCTCCGAGCGCGGCCCCCGGGAGCGGATGGTCTTCAGCGCCGCCCAGCTCATCCGGCGCGACGGGGTCGCGGCGACCGGCGTACGGGACGTGGTGGCGCACGCCGGAGCGCCGCGGGGGTCCGTCCAGCACTACTTCCCCGGAGGCAAGGAGCAACTCGTCAACGAGGCCGTGGAGTGGGCCGGCCGCTACGCCGCTCGGCGCGTCGACCGCTTCCTGGCCGAGATGGCGGAGCCGTCGCCGAGCCGGCTGTTCGCCGCGATGGCGGGCCAGTGGATCGACGAGTTCGACCGGACCGGGTTCGCGGCCGGAGGCTGCCCGGTCGCGGCGGCGACGGTGGACCGCGCGGACTCCGCCGAGTCCACCCGCGCCGCCGCCGCGGCCGCGTTCGCCCGGTGGACCGGCCCGGTCGCCGAGGCGCTGGCCGACATGGGCATCCCGGCCGGGCGGACGCGGTCGCTGGCGACGCTCATGATCAGCTCACTGGAGGGCGCGATCCTGATCGCCCGCGCCGAACGAGACGTCCGCGCCCTGACGACGGTGGTGGAAGAACTCGGCCCCTTCCTGGACGCCGGCGCCGCCTGCTCGCAGTGA
- a CDS encoding NAD(P)-dependent oxidoreductase, which yields MDVGFVGLGVMGQPMALNLARAGTPLVVWNRTAERCEPLRAAGATVAADPAEVFRRAGVVILMLADDTAVDSVLGRDTPGFAANVARRTVVHMGTTSPGYSRRLEADVRAAGGRYVEAPVSGSRAPAEAGRLVALLAGDEAAVAEVRPLLGPMCHQTFACGQVPDALLMKLSVNLFLITLVTGLTEAFHFADRHGLDRRLFLDVLDAGPMASGVSRMKASKLLDRDFAVQAAALDVLKNNRLIAEAARASHVASPLLDVCHALFGETVALGHGGSDMVAVLHAIEARDAG from the coding sequence ATGGATGTCGGTTTCGTCGGCCTCGGCGTCATGGGACAGCCCATGGCGCTCAACCTGGCCCGTGCCGGGACACCGCTCGTCGTGTGGAACCGCACCGCCGAACGCTGCGAGCCGCTGCGCGCGGCCGGCGCCACTGTCGCGGCCGATCCCGCGGAGGTGTTCCGGCGGGCCGGCGTCGTGATCCTCATGCTGGCCGACGACACGGCGGTCGACTCCGTCCTCGGCCGGGACACCCCCGGCTTCGCGGCCAACGTCGCCCGGCGCACCGTCGTGCACATGGGCACGACGTCGCCCGGCTACTCCCGCCGGCTCGAAGCCGACGTCCGGGCGGCCGGCGGCCGCTACGTCGAGGCTCCCGTGTCGGGATCCCGCGCCCCCGCCGAAGCCGGGCGGCTGGTGGCGCTGCTGGCCGGGGACGAAGCGGCCGTGGCGGAGGTGCGCCCGCTGCTCGGGCCGATGTGCCACCAGACGTTCGCCTGCGGGCAGGTGCCCGACGCGCTGCTGATGAAGCTGTCGGTGAACCTGTTCCTCATCACCCTGGTGACCGGCCTGACCGAGGCGTTCCACTTCGCCGACCGGCACGGGCTCGACCGGCGGCTGTTCCTCGACGTCCTCGACGCCGGCCCGATGGCCAGCGGCGTCTCCCGGATGAAGGCGTCCAAGCTGCTCGATCGCGACTTCGCCGTCCAGGCCGCGGCCCTCGACGTCCTCAAGAACAACCGGCTGATCGCCGAGGCGGCCCGGGCGTCGCACGTGGCGTCGCCGCTGCTGGACGTCTGTCACGCCCTGTTCGGCGAGACCGTGGCCCTCGGGCACGGCGGGTCCGACATGGTGGCCGTCCTGCACGCGATCGAGGCCCGCGACGCCGGCTGA
- a CDS encoding ATP-binding protein: MYVATEAGALVLYGRASEQAAIRDLVDTARAGRSGGLVLRGEPGIGKSALLAWSAEHAEGAGLRTLRVTGIEAEADLAFAGLVQLVWPVQERLGALPGPQADTLRAVLGWAERAGRDRFLSGLAVLTLLAEVADDGPLLCLVDDAQWLDQASADALLFAARRLTAEGVAMLFATREEGFAPTGLPELRPSRLSPEDSALLLEQRGLTPASREQVIEESAGNPLALIEFAAAQRRYHSGAGPMPVPDQVLASFRSRIGQLPDRTRLMMVTVAAEGRGHLTTLLGAATALGVGLEDLEEAEKAGLVQVTGNVVTFRHPLVGTAAYQAAPLARRVAVHRALAGAATDDTCRARHLAVATTSVDEDVAAEIVRVAERDRARTAYAAAAGLYEQAANVTPDVRVRAARLGEAASLALSAGLTAQAAELAEEAERLVDDPESAARLAPVRASVEFELGERRLAARLLVERSAHADPDAAAAMLRTSAGYGWFSGDREAIRDAAERLRAMGRLDPMALGMAYLVDEDYARGLPLLAEFVEGALRAVPDFLHGSAEPADDLTMTWGTFCAMILGADAVAAELAEAQVTRGRRHGLVGALPQALQDLAGAQVQAGRHRDAEASVAEAVRIVRDTGLDQRMARLNSVLARVAAIEGDEERCVRLSADEPDTGGMAGLAALSLLDLGLGRHEAALERLEAAGRSPLRYATGLVAAAADQVEAAVRLGEPDRAEEPLRRLEAWAGAGGQPWAHALAARGRALLTDDEDDYLRALRAHEDAGRPFERARTELLHGEWLRRARRRSDARVPLRSALKTFERLRARPWLERARTELKATGESLVQAEPTAANPADRLTSQELQVVRLAAGGGTSREIAAQLFLSPRTVEHHLYRAFRKLGIRSRRELARLELA; encoded by the coding sequence CTGGTCTGGCCGGTGCAGGAGCGGCTCGGCGCGCTGCCCGGACCGCAGGCCGACACGCTGCGCGCGGTGCTCGGCTGGGCGGAACGAGCCGGGCGCGACCGGTTCCTGTCGGGGCTGGCGGTGCTGACGCTGCTGGCGGAGGTGGCCGACGACGGTCCGCTGCTCTGCCTGGTGGACGACGCGCAGTGGCTGGACCAGGCGAGCGCCGACGCGTTGCTGTTCGCCGCGCGCAGGCTGACCGCCGAAGGGGTGGCGATGCTGTTCGCCACGCGGGAGGAGGGCTTCGCCCCGACCGGGCTGCCGGAGCTGCGGCCGTCGAGGCTGTCACCGGAGGACTCGGCGCTGCTGCTGGAGCAGCGCGGGCTCACCCCGGCCTCGCGGGAGCAGGTGATCGAGGAGTCGGCGGGCAACCCGCTGGCGTTGATCGAGTTCGCCGCGGCGCAGCGCCGCTACCACTCCGGTGCCGGGCCGATGCCGGTGCCGGACCAGGTGCTCGCCTCATTCCGCTCGCGGATCGGGCAGTTGCCGGACAGGACCCGGCTGATGATGGTGACGGTCGCAGCCGAGGGCCGCGGCCACCTGACGACGCTGCTGGGCGCCGCCACGGCGCTGGGAGTGGGGCTGGAGGACCTGGAGGAGGCCGAGAAGGCCGGGCTGGTCCAGGTCACCGGGAACGTCGTCACCTTCCGGCACCCGCTGGTCGGCACGGCCGCGTACCAGGCGGCACCCCTGGCGCGGCGCGTCGCCGTGCACCGGGCGCTGGCCGGGGCGGCGACCGATGACACCTGCCGGGCCCGGCATCTCGCCGTCGCGACCACGTCGGTCGACGAGGACGTCGCCGCGGAGATCGTCCGCGTCGCCGAACGGGACCGGGCCCGCACCGCGTACGCAGCCGCGGCCGGGCTGTACGAGCAGGCCGCGAACGTCACGCCCGACGTGCGCGTCCGGGCGGCCCGGCTGGGCGAGGCGGCCTCGCTCGCGCTGTCCGCCGGGCTCACAGCGCAGGCGGCGGAGCTGGCCGAGGAGGCGGAGCGGCTGGTGGACGACCCGGAGTCGGCCGCCCGGCTGGCGCCGGTGCGGGCGTCGGTGGAGTTCGAGCTGGGCGAGCGGCGGCTCGCGGCCCGGCTGCTCGTCGAACGGTCGGCGCACGCGGACCCGGACGCGGCGGCGGCGATGCTGCGCACCAGCGCCGGGTACGGGTGGTTCAGCGGTGACCGGGAGGCGATCCGGGACGCGGCCGAGCGGCTGCGCGCGATGGGCCGGCTCGATCCGATGGCGCTGGGGATGGCGTACCTCGTGGACGAGGACTACGCGCGAGGGCTGCCGTTGCTGGCGGAGTTCGTCGAGGGCGCGCTCCGTGCGGTGCCCGACTTCCTGCACGGCTCGGCGGAGCCGGCCGACGATCTCACCATGACGTGGGGCACCTTCTGCGCCATGATCCTCGGCGCCGACGCGGTGGCCGCCGAGCTGGCCGAGGCGCAGGTGACGCGTGGCCGCAGGCACGGCCTCGTCGGCGCGCTGCCGCAGGCGCTGCAGGACCTGGCCGGGGCGCAGGTGCAGGCCGGGCGGCACCGCGACGCCGAGGCGTCCGTGGCCGAGGCCGTCCGGATCGTCCGCGACACGGGGCTGGACCAGCGGATGGCGCGGCTCAACTCCGTGCTGGCCAGGGTCGCCGCCATCGAGGGTGACGAGGAGCGCTGCGTACGTCTCTCGGCCGACGAGCCCGACACCGGCGGCATGGCAGGTCTCGCGGCGCTCAGCCTGCTCGACCTGGGGCTGGGCCGCCACGAGGCGGCGCTGGAGCGGCTGGAGGCGGCCGGCCGGAGTCCGCTGCGGTACGCCACCGGGCTGGTCGCGGCGGCGGCCGACCAGGTGGAGGCGGCCGTGCGGCTGGGCGAGCCGGACCGGGCCGAGGAGCCGCTGCGCCGGCTGGAGGCGTGGGCGGGGGCGGGCGGGCAGCCGTGGGCGCACGCGCTCGCCGCGCGTGGCCGGGCGCTGCTGACCGACGACGAGGACGACTACCTGCGCGCCCTGCGCGCGCACGAGGACGCCGGCAGGCCGTTCGAGCGGGCGCGCACCGAGCTGCTCCACGGCGAGTGGCTGCGCCGCGCCCGGCGCCGCAGCGACGCGCGGGTGCCGCTCAGGTCGGCACTGAAGACCTTCGAACGGCTCCGCGCGCGGCCCTGGCTGGAACGCGCCCGGACCGAGCTGAAGGCCACCGGCGAGTCGCTGGTCCAGGCCGAGCCCACGGCCGCGAACCCGGCGGACCGGCTCACCAGCCAGGAGCTCCAGGTCGTCCGGCTGGCGGCCGGCGGCGGCACCAGCCGGGAGATCGCCGCGCAGCTCTTCCTCAGCCCGCGGACCGTCGAACACCACCTCTACCGGGCCTTCCGCAAGCTCGGCATCCGCTCCCGTCGCGAGCTGGCCCGCCTCGAACTGGCCTGA